Proteins found in one Corynebacterium canis genomic segment:
- a CDS encoding DEAD/DEAH box helicase, whose product MNLTQMLPDLSEVPESLFEESIFDSFLAWTRERNITLYPAQEEAALGILTGDNVILATPTGSGKSMVAIAAHFIAMARGQRSFYTAPIKALVSEKFFALCDIFGPESVGMMTGDATVNGKAPIICATAEIVANIALRDGAAADVDQVIMDEFHYYSEPDRGWAWQVPLLELPKAQFLLMSATLGDTEWLSKDLSRRTGRTTTLVAGTERPVPLEFSYVYTPVHETIEDLLATGKVPVYVVHFSQREAIERAQSLTSIKIITPAEKERIVEEIGDFRFTTAFGKILSNLLRRGIGVHHAGMLPKYRRLVEKLSQTGLLKVICGTDTLGVGINVPIRTVLMTGLAKYDGVKQRMLKSREFHQIAGRAGRAGYDTVGTVVIEAPTHEIENFKLRKRAGQDEKKLKKLRKKSARPGEVTWSESTYDRLTNAEPEQLQSQFRVSTAMLLNVIARPGDGYEHMRHLLRDNHDSRSKQNKDILVALELFRGLLAAGIVARVPDGPDATGRVYHLTEEVPRDFALNQPLGPFALAALELLDKDSETYALDVISVFESILDDPRQLLQAQQKAARSEEIAALKAEGVDYHERMAIVEEITWPKPLEEMLEQAYDMYAEGHPWVKEFELSPKSVVRDMIEHAMTFSDVVATYGLARSEGVVLRYLTDAWRTLQHSIPTEYITEELDDVVIWLGELIRQVDSSLVDEWARMADPDAPISKEDLARELAFGVEDPTAVTANQRAFTIMVRNAMFRIVELFAYEKEEQLAELTGYLEAPCDFGAGMDAYFDEYADMDTGPAARGGEYFQLKKTGRKWQARQILKDPEGDNAFAFVAEIDLDASDAASEVRFASLVFESN is encoded by the coding sequence GTGAACCTCACTCAGATGCTGCCCGACCTCTCCGAGGTCCCCGAGTCCCTGTTCGAAGAATCGATTTTCGATTCGTTTTTGGCGTGGACTCGGGAGCGCAACATCACCCTATACCCCGCCCAGGAGGAAGCCGCGTTAGGCATCCTCACCGGGGATAATGTCATTTTGGCCACCCCTACCGGATCGGGGAAATCCATGGTGGCCATCGCCGCGCATTTTATCGCCATGGCGCGCGGACAACGCTCGTTTTATACCGCGCCCATCAAGGCGCTGGTGAGCGAAAAATTCTTCGCCTTGTGCGATATCTTCGGCCCGGAATCGGTGGGCATGATGACAGGTGACGCCACGGTCAATGGCAAGGCCCCCATTATTTGCGCCACCGCCGAGATCGTGGCCAATATCGCGCTGCGCGATGGCGCGGCTGCGGACGTGGACCAGGTGATTATGGATGAGTTCCACTACTATTCCGAGCCCGACCGCGGCTGGGCGTGGCAGGTCCCCCTGCTGGAATTACCAAAGGCGCAATTCCTGCTCATGTCCGCCACCCTCGGCGATACCGAATGGCTATCCAAGGACCTTTCGCGCCGCACCGGACGCACCACCACCCTGGTGGCGGGCACGGAACGCCCCGTACCGCTGGAATTTTCCTACGTGTACACCCCGGTGCACGAGACCATCGAAGACCTCCTGGCCACCGGCAAAGTACCGGTGTACGTGGTGCACTTTTCCCAGCGCGAGGCGATCGAACGCGCCCAATCCCTGACCAGCATCAAGATCATTACCCCGGCGGAAAAGGAACGCATAGTCGAAGAGATCGGCGATTTCCGCTTTACCACCGCCTTCGGCAAAATCCTGTCCAACCTGCTGCGCCGCGGCATCGGAGTACACCATGCGGGCATGCTGCCCAAATACCGCCGCCTCGTGGAAAAGCTCTCCCAAACCGGGCTGCTCAAGGTGATTTGCGGCACCGACACCCTCGGCGTGGGCATTAACGTGCCCATTCGCACCGTCCTGATGACGGGGCTGGCCAAATACGATGGCGTCAAGCAACGCATGTTAAAGTCCCGCGAATTCCACCAGATCGCGGGCCGCGCCGGACGCGCCGGCTACGACACGGTGGGGACCGTGGTCATCGAGGCACCCACCCACGAGATCGAAAACTTTAAGCTGCGCAAGCGCGCCGGCCAGGACGAAAAGAAACTGAAGAAGCTGCGGAAAAAGTCCGCCCGACCGGGCGAGGTGACGTGGTCCGAAAGCACCTACGATCGGCTGACCAATGCGGAGCCCGAACAGCTGCAAAGCCAGTTCCGCGTGTCCACCGCCATGCTGCTCAACGTGATTGCCCGGCCCGGCGATGGCTACGAACATATGCGCCATTTGCTGCGCGATAACCACGATTCCCGCAGCAAGCAAAACAAGGACATCCTCGTGGCACTCGAATTGTTCCGCGGGCTGTTGGCGGCGGGCATCGTGGCGCGCGTGCCGGACGGCCCGGATGCCACGGGCCGTGTGTACCACCTCACGGAGGAAGTCCCGCGCGATTTCGCCCTGAACCAACCGCTGGGCCCGTTCGCCTTGGCGGCGCTGGAATTATTGGACAAAGATTCGGAAACCTACGCGCTGGACGTGATTAGCGTATTCGAATCCATTCTCGATGACCCCCGGCAGCTCCTGCAGGCCCAGCAGAAGGCGGCGCGCTCGGAGGAGATCGCCGCGCTCAAGGCCGAGGGCGTGGACTACCACGAACGCATGGCCATCGTCGAGGAGATCACGTGGCCGAAACCCCTCGAGGAAATGCTCGAACAGGCCTACGATATGTACGCCGAGGGGCACCCCTGGGTCAAGGAATTCGAGCTGTCCCCCAAGTCCGTGGTGCGCGACATGATCGAACACGCGATGACCTTTTCGGATGTGGTCGCCACCTATGGGCTGGCCCGTTCCGAGGGTGTCGTGTTGCGCTACCTTACCGACGCGTGGCGCACCCTGCAGCATTCCATACCAACCGAATACATCACCGAGGAATTGGATGATGTGGTGATCTGGCTCGGCGAATTGATTCGCCAGGTGGACTCCTCCCTAGTGGACGAGTGGGCGCGGATGGCGGATCCGGATGCGCCGATTTCAAAGGAGGACCTTGCCCGCGAACTGGCGTTCGGGGTGGAGGATCCCACGGCGGTCACCGCAAACCAGCGCGCCTTCACCATTATGGTGCGCAATGCTATGTTCCGCATCGTCGAACTCTTTGCCTATGAAAAGGAGGAGCAATTGGCGGAACTTACCGGCTACCTGGAAGCGCCATGCGACTTCGGGGCGGGCATGGACGCTTATTTCGACGAGTACGCGGACATGGATACCGGCCCTGCCGCGCGTGGCGGCGAGTACTTCCAGCTCAAGAAAACCGGGCGCAAGTGGCAGGCGCGGCAAATCCTGAAAGACCCCGAAGGCGATAATGCGTTCGCATTTGTGGCGGAGATTGATCTCGACGCCTCCGATGCCGCCAGCGAGGTCCGCTTTGCCAGCCTGGTGTTCGAGAGCAATTGA
- a CDS encoding carboxymuconolactone decarboxylase family protein — MSIDNLKAGLPEYAKDLKLNLSTLARSTELNEQQLWGTFLATAAATRSEAVFSEIIDEAKEHLSEEAIDAALGAAAIMGMNNVAYRAKHWLGDDFAQVKFGLRMNIISKPGVDKADFELWALAVSTINGCEHCSIAHDKTVRAEGLTKEQVWDAVRIAATVSGVAQVVEIEAAR, encoded by the coding sequence GTGTCCATCGATAACTTGAAGGCGGGCTTGCCCGAATACGCGAAAGACCTCAAGCTTAACCTCAGCACCTTGGCCCGCTCCACCGAGCTGAACGAGCAGCAGCTGTGGGGAACGTTCCTGGCCACCGCCGCGGCTACCCGCAGTGAGGCCGTGTTCTCCGAGATTATCGACGAGGCGAAGGAACACCTTTCCGAAGAGGCTATCGACGCCGCGCTTGGCGCCGCCGCCATCATGGGCATGAACAACGTAGCCTACCGTGCCAAGCACTGGCTGGGCGACGACTTCGCGCAGGTGAAGTTCGGCCTCCGCATGAACATCATTTCCAAGCCGGGCGTTGATAAGGCCGATTTCGAGCTGTGGGCCTTGGCCGTGTCCACCATCAATGGCTGTGAGCATTGCTCGATCGCCCACGATAAGACCGTGCGCGCCGAGGGCTTGACCAAGGAGCAGGTGTGGGATGCCGTGCGCATCGCAGCTACCGTCTCCGGTGTCGCTCAGGTTGTCGAAATCGAAGCAGCGCGTTAA
- a CDS encoding peroxiredoxin encodes MALLTIGDKFPEFSLTALKGGDLHDVKANQPEDYFETVTHESFPGKWLVVFFYPKDFTFVCPTEIAAFGKLDEEFQDRDTQVLGGSIDNEFSHFNWRATHPELKTVPFPMFSDIKHDLIKALGVENAEGVADRATFIIDPDGIIQFVSVTPDAVGRNVDEVLRVLDALQSEEVCACNWQKNDPTKNIDKFAELQEGLK; translated from the coding sequence ATGGCTCTTTTGACCATCGGCGACAAATTCCCCGAGTTCTCCCTGACTGCGCTCAAGGGCGGCGACCTGCATGACGTGAAGGCCAACCAGCCTGAAGATTACTTTGAAACCGTCACCCATGAGTCTTTCCCCGGCAAGTGGCTGGTGGTGTTCTTCTACCCGAAGGACTTCACTTTTGTGTGCCCCACCGAGATTGCGGCCTTTGGCAAGCTGGATGAGGAGTTCCAGGATCGCGACACCCAGGTCCTCGGCGGTTCCATCGATAATGAGTTCTCCCACTTCAACTGGCGTGCAACCCACCCGGAGCTGAAGACCGTTCCGTTCCCGATGTTCTCCGACATCAAGCATGACCTGATCAAGGCGCTGGGCGTGGAAAACGCCGAGGGTGTGGCCGATCGTGCCACCTTTATCATTGACCCGGACGGCATTATCCAGTTCGTGTCCGTCACTCCGGACGCCGTCGGCCGCAATGTTGATGAGGTGCTCCGCGTGCTCGACGCCCTGCAGTCCGAAGAGGTGTGCGCATGCAACTGGCAGAAGAACGACCCCACCAAGAACATTGATAAGTTTGCTGAGCTGCAGGAAGGCCTGAAGTAG
- a CDS encoding hydrogen peroxide-inducible genes activator, producing the protein MSNKEYRPTLAQLRTFVTVAETKHFGTAALKLTISQPSLSQALAALEHGLDIQLIERSTRRVIVTQIGEELLPLAKATLDAADSFLASARGARGSLTGPLTIGMIPTIAPYILPAFLRLTAQELPKLEPRIVESQTRQLMEQLRDGAIDVAVIALPADAPGMQEIHAYDEPFTVVVPEGHRFAGRKDLSLNALQELELLLLDDGHCLRDQVMDLCRTAEMSPSSITSNATRTSSLPTVIQCVIGGLGATLVPQSAVSTECNRVGLATANFDPSVSAHRSIGLVFRASSIRSEEFQRLANLVRRAYETSSV; encoded by the coding sequence ATGAGCAATAAAGAGTACAGACCAACGCTGGCGCAGCTTCGCACCTTCGTCACCGTGGCAGAAACAAAGCACTTCGGCACCGCGGCCTTGAAACTAACAATTTCGCAACCTTCGCTGTCCCAGGCGTTGGCTGCGTTAGAACATGGCCTCGATATCCAGTTGATTGAGCGCTCGACGCGGCGTGTCATTGTGACGCAGATCGGCGAGGAGCTCCTTCCGCTGGCTAAGGCCACCCTCGACGCTGCGGATTCGTTCCTCGCCAGCGCTCGCGGGGCACGCGGCAGCCTTACCGGACCATTGACCATCGGCATGATCCCCACGATCGCCCCATATATTCTTCCGGCGTTCCTGCGGCTGACTGCCCAAGAGTTGCCGAAATTGGAGCCACGCATTGTGGAAAGCCAAACGCGCCAACTCATGGAGCAGCTCCGCGACGGGGCTATCGACGTCGCGGTGATAGCGTTACCCGCCGACGCCCCCGGCATGCAGGAAATCCACGCCTACGATGAACCTTTTACTGTGGTCGTCCCCGAGGGGCATCGCTTCGCCGGGCGCAAAGATCTGTCCCTTAACGCCCTGCAGGAACTCGAACTATTGTTGTTGGACGACGGCCACTGCCTGCGCGACCAAGTCATGGATCTGTGTCGCACCGCCGAAATGAGCCCCAGCTCCATTACCTCGAACGCGACCCGCACCTCCAGCCTGCCCACGGTGATCCAGTGCGTGATCGGCGGCTTGGGTGCCACCTTGGTGCCACAAAGCGCTGTGAGCACCGAATGTAACCGCGTTGGCCTGGCCACCGCCAATTTCGACCCATCGGTGTCGGCGCATCGCAGCATCGGCTTGGTGTTCCGCGCCTCCTCGATTCGCAGCGAAGAGTTCCAACGGCTGGCCAACCTTGTCCGCCGCGCCTACGAAACTTCCAGCGTGTAG
- a CDS encoding SIMPL domain-containing protein (The SIMPL domain is named for its presence in mouse protein SIMPL (signalling molecule that associates with mouse pelle-like kinase). Bacterial member BP26, from Brucella, was shown to assemble into a channel-like structure, while YggE from E. coli has been associated with resistance to oxidative stress.) yields MDDVRVIQTGHVPTLKISDAATLEISADRAIVKVEVRVNIRDQKSALPRTTVVDNVRAVLDRITLLRSNGETLQQFMDYKDRQKTEWNLTFVAEPADDLAVQAELQDVISRLAGIEHCFVSGPIWKLSSQAQTRAEAQAQTLAVRNARHKAGIVAAELGYEVSGVAQVDIGCTTIAPERGFAATEFAAAPRKSRPPAPVLDVSTEPAMISVVEEVAVVFTLRPSS; encoded by the coding sequence ATGGACGATGTTCGAGTGATTCAGACAGGCCATGTGCCCACGCTGAAGATTAGCGACGCTGCAACATTGGAAATATCAGCCGATCGGGCAATCGTCAAGGTGGAGGTTCGCGTGAATATTCGCGACCAAAAGTCTGCATTGCCGCGCACCACGGTGGTAGATAATGTGCGGGCAGTGCTTGATCGAATTACGCTGCTGCGAAGCAATGGAGAAACTTTGCAGCAATTTATGGATTATAAAGACCGGCAGAAAACCGAATGGAATTTGACATTTGTTGCGGAGCCTGCCGATGATCTCGCGGTGCAGGCCGAGCTGCAGGATGTGATCTCACGCTTGGCGGGAATTGAGCACTGTTTCGTTTCCGGCCCGATCTGGAAGCTGTCCTCCCAAGCGCAAACTCGGGCGGAGGCGCAGGCCCAAACACTGGCGGTGCGAAACGCCCGCCACAAGGCAGGTATTGTCGCCGCCGAATTGGGCTACGAGGTCAGCGGGGTGGCTCAGGTAGATATTGGTTGCACCACGATAGCGCCGGAACGGGGCTTTGCGGCGACCGAATTCGCTGCTGCTCCGCGGAAGTCACGGCCGCCCGCGCCCGTCCTTGATGTCAGCACCGAACCGGCGATGATCAGCGTCGTTGAGGAAGTCGCGGTCGTGTTTACTCTTCGTCCATCCTCGTAA
- the hrpA gene encoding ATP-dependent RNA helicase HrpA → MPHSATPTSPDQHNGPAGATPSKRELYQRLDQVSLADARKLRRRLTKARSKQAFTAIAADIDAARVALAARASIIPQVTYPAALPVSARKDDIAQAIENHQVVIVAGETGSGKTTQIPKICLELGRGVRGCIGHTQPRRLAARTVAERIAEELGQDIGDTVGYAIRFDDRVSASTAIKLMTDGILLAELQRDRLLYAYDTIIIDEAHERSLNIDFLLGYLKQILPKRPDLKVIITSATIDPERFAAHFADHHGNPAPIIEVSGRTYPVEVRYRPLQVERNGRLSDIDPIDGVCGALEELMREGPGDILCFFPGERDIRDAMEIIAGKRWAGVEVTPLFGRLSNEEQHRVFAPHSRRRIVLATNIAETSLTVPGIHYVVDTGTARISRYSARTKVQRLPIEPISQASANQRSGRCGRVADGVAIRLYSEEDFASRPEFTDPEVLRTNLASVILRMASLHLGDITEFPFVQPPDHRAIRDGLLLLHELGALEPNTAAEQITLTPLGTTLARIPVDPRMARMLVEAERQGCLDAVTIIVAALTVQDVRERPLEFQAQADQSHARFKVGGSDFLSYLSLWNYIQQVRSEGSGNAFRKRMKAEFLHYMRIREWWDLVRQLRGITGELGWTRSQDTAGEPNPDAIHQALLSGLLSHIGMRIGESKEFQGARGARFMVFPGSVAAKKPPQFVMAAELVETSRLWARDVAKIEPAWVESLAAPLLKHQYSEPHWSAKRAAAMAYQKSTLFGVTIVVDRRIPYHRVDPAAARDMFIRHALVAGDWRTHHAFFHENRRKLEEAAQLEHKARRRDIVVDEETLFAFYDDRLPADVTTGATFDSWWKKQRQRRPDLLDFDPNALINQEAESVTEAAFPDVWRQGSLDYELSYHFAPGAVDDGVTVRVPVPLLAGLRPEGFEWLVPGLRLELVTALLRTLPKPLRRSVVPAPEFAKRALPKLHPYHGSLAEQLADALRGLGGTGITATDFRFDALPDHLRVTFAAVDKRGQVIDRDKDLAALRTRQAGHIRSSVSRVSKHNEVASAHQWTPDTLGTVAEEVITTVDGQQVVAYPALAATPEGVAIEVFPTKASADAAMMTATLTLLMREISVNVKNMANGLPLRQRVALENYPHGGVAGLVDDARVAAIRDAMIAAGGPVRDPEKFAALRETVAGEVPRRVRQIVVMLAPALVEYLAVRDELSEWTGESIDDMRRQLEFLLPPRAVSIHGAGRLQHLPRYLAAMRQRLADMERDPDRDADLQDSIAQATQYLEAKLKKLPTGREKTRAVKDITWMIEELRVSLFAQRLGTAHPVSLRRIEKAVDKLQ, encoded by the coding sequence ATGCCTCACTCTGCCACGCCCACCTCCCCCGATCAACACAACGGCCCCGCTGGCGCAACCCCGTCCAAACGGGAGTTATATCAACGGCTGGATCAGGTGTCGCTGGCCGATGCCCGCAAGTTACGCCGCCGACTGACCAAGGCCCGTTCCAAACAAGCGTTCACGGCGATCGCGGCGGACATCGATGCCGCGCGGGTGGCGTTGGCGGCGCGGGCGTCGATAATCCCGCAGGTGACCTACCCCGCGGCGCTGCCGGTGAGCGCGCGCAAGGACGATATCGCGCAGGCTATCGAAAACCATCAGGTGGTGATCGTCGCGGGTGAGACCGGATCCGGCAAAACAACGCAGATTCCGAAGATTTGTTTGGAATTGGGGCGCGGCGTGCGAGGGTGTATCGGGCACACGCAGCCACGTCGCCTCGCCGCCCGCACCGTAGCCGAACGTATTGCCGAGGAATTGGGGCAGGATATCGGGGACACGGTGGGCTACGCCATTCGCTTTGATGATCGAGTGTCGGCAAGCACGGCGATCAAGCTTATGACGGACGGCATCCTGCTCGCGGAATTGCAACGCGACCGGCTGCTCTACGCCTACGATACGATCATCATCGACGAGGCCCACGAACGCAGCCTGAACATTGATTTCCTGCTCGGCTACCTCAAGCAGATCCTGCCGAAACGCCCCGACCTCAAGGTGATTATCACCTCCGCAACCATCGACCCAGAACGCTTCGCCGCACACTTTGCGGACCACCACGGAAACCCCGCACCTATTATCGAAGTCTCCGGCCGCACCTACCCTGTGGAGGTGCGCTATCGGCCGCTGCAGGTGGAGCGCAATGGGCGCCTGAGCGATATCGACCCAATCGATGGTGTGTGCGGGGCGCTCGAAGAGCTTATGCGGGAGGGGCCAGGCGATATTCTGTGCTTTTTCCCGGGCGAGCGGGATATCCGAGACGCCATGGAAATCATCGCCGGGAAACGCTGGGCAGGCGTGGAAGTCACCCCGCTATTCGGACGTTTGTCCAATGAGGAACAGCATCGGGTATTCGCGCCCCATTCGCGGCGGCGCATCGTGCTGGCAACCAATATTGCGGAAACCTCGCTGACCGTGCCGGGCATTCACTATGTGGTGGACACGGGCACGGCGCGCATTTCCCGGTATTCCGCGCGCACCAAGGTGCAACGCTTGCCCATCGAACCTATTTCCCAAGCCAGTGCGAATCAGCGTTCGGGCCGCTGCGGGCGCGTGGCCGACGGCGTGGCGATCCGCCTGTACTCGGAGGAAGATTTCGCCTCCCGCCCGGAATTTACGGATCCGGAGGTGCTGCGCACGAACCTGGCCAGCGTGATCCTGCGCATGGCTTCCCTGCATCTCGGCGATATCACGGAGTTTCCATTCGTGCAGCCGCCGGACCACCGCGCGATCCGCGACGGCCTGTTGCTGCTGCACGAGCTGGGCGCCCTAGAACCCAATACCGCCGCCGAGCAGATCACGCTCACCCCGCTGGGCACCACGCTCGCGCGCATTCCGGTGGATCCGCGCATGGCCCGCATGCTGGTGGAGGCGGAACGGCAGGGCTGCCTCGATGCGGTGACCATTATTGTGGCGGCCTTGACCGTCCAAGACGTTCGCGAACGCCCGCTGGAGTTCCAAGCGCAGGCCGACCAATCGCACGCACGTTTTAAAGTAGGCGGGAGCGACTTCCTGTCCTACCTCTCGCTCTGGAACTACATTCAGCAAGTACGTTCGGAAGGCTCCGGGAACGCATTCCGCAAGCGCATGAAGGCAGAGTTTCTGCACTATATGCGAATCAGAGAATGGTGGGATCTGGTGCGCCAACTCCGCGGCATCACCGGCGAACTCGGCTGGACACGCAGCCAGGATACCGCCGGCGAGCCCAATCCGGACGCGATCCATCAGGCGCTGCTGTCCGGTTTGCTCTCCCATATCGGCATGCGAATCGGCGAGTCCAAGGAGTTTCAAGGCGCCCGCGGTGCGCGTTTTATGGTGTTCCCGGGCTCGGTGGCAGCGAAGAAACCACCCCAGTTCGTCATGGCCGCGGAGCTGGTGGAAACCTCGCGGCTGTGGGCCCGCGACGTCGCAAAGATCGAACCTGCGTGGGTGGAGTCATTGGCGGCGCCGCTGCTCAAGCATCAGTATTCGGAACCGCACTGGTCTGCGAAACGCGCGGCGGCGATGGCGTACCAAAAATCCACCTTGTTCGGCGTGACAATCGTGGTGGATCGCCGCATTCCATATCACCGCGTGGACCCCGCCGCGGCCCGCGATATGTTTATCCGGCACGCGCTGGTGGCAGGAGATTGGCGCACTCACCACGCGTTTTTCCATGAAAACCGGCGCAAGCTGGAAGAAGCCGCGCAGCTGGAGCACAAGGCCCGCCGGCGCGACATCGTGGTGGATGAGGAAACGCTGTTCGCCTTCTACGACGACCGCCTGCCAGCCGATGTAACCACCGGCGCTACGTTCGATTCATGGTGGAAAAAGCAGCGCCAGCGGCGGCCGGATTTGCTGGATTTTGATCCGAACGCATTAATCAATCAGGAGGCGGAGTCGGTCACCGAAGCTGCCTTCCCCGATGTGTGGCGCCAGGGCAGTCTGGACTATGAGCTCAGCTACCATTTCGCCCCCGGCGCGGTCGATGACGGCGTGACCGTGCGCGTGCCCGTCCCATTATTGGCGGGGTTGCGGCCCGAGGGCTTCGAGTGGCTGGTGCCGGGCCTGCGCCTCGAGCTGGTCACGGCGTTGCTACGCACCTTGCCAAAGCCGCTGCGCCGCTCGGTGGTGCCTGCGCCAGAATTTGCGAAACGCGCCTTGCCGAAATTGCACCCATACCACGGTTCACTCGCCGAACAATTGGCCGATGCGCTGCGCGGTTTGGGCGGCACCGGCATCACCGCTACCGATTTTCGTTTCGACGCCCTGCCCGACCATCTCCGCGTCACCTTCGCCGCCGTGGATAAACGCGGACAGGTGATCGATCGGGACAAGGATCTGGCGGCGTTGCGCACCCGGCAGGCCGGCCATATTCGCTCATCTGTTTCCCGCGTGAGTAAGCACAACGAGGTGGCCAGCGCGCACCAGTGGACGCCCGACACGCTGGGCACCGTCGCGGAAGAGGTTATTACCACCGTCGATGGCCAACAGGTGGTGGCCTACCCCGCGCTCGCCGCGACGCCGGAAGGTGTGGCCATCGAAGTGTTCCCCACCAAGGCGAGTGCCGACGCCGCGATGATGACCGCAACGCTCACCTTGCTGATGCGCGAAATCAGCGTCAATGTGAAAAACATGGCCAATGGGCTGCCGCTGCGGCAACGCGTAGCCTTAGAAAACTACCCCCATGGAGGGGTTGCGGGCCTAGTTGATGATGCCCGCGTGGCCGCTATTCGCGACGCCATGATCGCCGCCGGCGGGCCTGTGCGTGATCCGGAAAAGTTTGCGGCATTGCGCGAGACCGTGGCGGGCGAAGTGCCGCGGCGGGTGCGGCAGATCGTGGTGATGCTGGCCCCTGCGCTGGTGGAATACCTGGCTGTGCGGGATGAATTGTCCGAGTGGACGGGCGAATCCATTGACGATATGCGCCGTCAATTGGAGTTCCTTCTGCCGCCGCGCGCGGTGAGCATTCACGGTGCTGGGCGCTTACAACACTTACCCAGATACCTCGCCGCGATGCGGCAGCGGCTGGCGGATATGGAACGCGATCCGGATCGTGACGCGGACCTACAAGATTCCATAGCGCAGGCCACGCAATACCTAGAAGCAAAGTTAAAGAAGCTCCCCACGGGGCGTGAGAAAACCCGCGCGGTCAAGGACATCACATGGATGATCGAGGAGCTGCGGGTGAGCCTGTTTGCGCAACGGTTGGGCACGGCGCATCCGGTATCGCTGCGGCGCATCGAAAAAGCCGTGGACAAGCTGCAATAG
- the nrdR gene encoding transcriptional regulator NrdR: MHCPFCQQRGSRVIDSRVIDGGSAIRRRRECVECNGRFTTVEKAVLLVVKRNGVTEPFSREKVIMGVRRACQGRDVSDDALKRLAQEVEETVRAHGSSQVNANEIGLAILDPLRELDEVGYLRFASVYKSFESADDFESEIRLMRRRARQE; encoded by the coding sequence ATGCATTGTCCGTTTTGCCAACAGCGCGGCTCCCGCGTCATTGATAGCCGCGTCATTGATGGTGGTTCGGCGATTCGCAGGCGGCGTGAATGTGTCGAGTGTAATGGGCGTTTTACCACGGTGGAAAAGGCCGTATTGTTGGTGGTCAAGCGCAATGGCGTGACGGAACCATTCAGCCGCGAAAAGGTCATTATGGGCGTGCGGCGGGCCTGCCAGGGCCGCGATGTTTCGGACGATGCCTTAAAGCGCCTCGCCCAGGAGGTGGAGGAAACTGTGCGCGCCCACGGCAGCTCACAGGTCAACGCCAACGAGATCGGTTTGGCTATCCTCGATCCATTGCGCGAGCTCGACGAGGTCGGTTACCTCCGATTCGCATCTGTGTACAAGTCATTCGAAAGCGCGGATGACTTCGAATCCGAGATCCGATTAATGCGGCGGCGCGCTCGCCAAGAGTAG
- the lexA gene encoding transcriptional repressor LexA — protein sequence MTNKQPKLDMSSLSDRQRRILEVIRDAVVLRGYPPSIREIGDAAGLQSTSSVAYQLRELEKKGFLRRDPNKPRAVDVRHLPGAVPPKAGPKPRPKDMENPYDPESTDAHFIPVVGSIAAGAPILAEENIEDYFPLPANIVGEGDLYALQVIGESMKDAGILDGDWVVLRSQPVAEQGQFVAAMIEGEATVKEFHKDATGIWLLPHNDAFSPIPGEDAEILGIVVSLIRKF from the coding sequence ATGACCAACAAGCAACCAAAGCTTGATATGTCCTCCTTGTCCGATAGGCAACGCCGTATCCTTGAGGTCATTCGTGATGCTGTAGTACTGCGCGGCTATCCGCCAAGCATTCGCGAGATTGGAGACGCCGCTGGGTTGCAATCCACTTCTTCCGTTGCCTACCAACTTCGCGAGCTCGAAAAGAAGGGCTTTTTGCGGCGTGACCCGAACAAGCCGCGCGCGGTGGATGTTCGACACCTTCCTGGGGCGGTGCCGCCGAAGGCCGGTCCGAAACCGCGTCCGAAGGATATGGAGAACCCCTACGATCCGGAGAGCACGGACGCTCATTTTATTCCCGTGGTCGGCTCCATCGCCGCCGGCGCCCCGATCCTCGCCGAGGAAAATATTGAGGATTATTTCCCGCTGCCGGCGAACATTGTCGGCGAGGGCGACCTGTATGCGCTCCAGGTCATTGGTGAATCCATGAAGGACGCCGGCATTTTGGACGGCGACTGGGTCGTGCTGCGCTCGCAGCCGGTAGCGGAGCAGGGTCAGTTCGTGGCCGCCATGATTGAGGGTGAGGCGACGGTCAAGGAGTTCCATAAGGACGCCACCGGGATTTGGCTTTTGCCACATAACGACGCCTTCTCCCCCATTCCGGGCGAAGATGCGGAAATCCTTGGAATTGTCGTGTCATTGATCCGAAAATTCTAA